The following are encoded in a window of Naumovozyma castellii chromosome 8, complete genome genomic DNA:
- the LHS1 gene encoding Hsp70 family chaperone LHS1 (ancestral locus Anc_2.618), with protein sequence MKPFYSRTRLSPVSLVVLLLSFVTAVTAAVIGIDYGQQHIKAMVVSPQAPLEIVLTPEAKRKDISGLTIKKLPDGGIERVYGAAVGSLATRFPKDTLLHLKPLLGKSLDDEDVVLTYLKEHPGLNITTTERNTLAFNIEGTEYPIEEVIAMNLQEIVCRGNGMLNEKDARTVDYVDKMAITVPDFFDQHQRKALENVGDLVSGVQGTVLVNGGISIAIDYALKQRDLEFDVPQYNIIYDMGSGSTEASLFSFVRSSNESEPLKIELGGYGYTAKIGGSSFNMAVASLIENKFLSKHPKIRTDELHANAKAIAKINQIAEKTKLILSANNDASVTIESLIDDIDFKTSVSRQELEDYMQDHVTQFIEPIQEALDEQFWEDGSHIDLKDVASIILHGGSTRVPLVQQELIKFLGEVKIAKNINADEASVNGAVLRGIKLFDAFKTKPLNIIERSISNYGIKISSDGDRKTIFSKGDVYPQIKTIEFNSTTVEQPFSIDLYENDLLFGNASIATESIEKQYTSKKCQFGVVYNATFSLSVNRVFALDKIEAVCVKQLGDEEEAEGLMGKLFGSKKNGTKQGSDDKPKVLKNYNPTTNLPITYQDVGITHLNGTEKYQIRKFIRDLEEKDQQRFDLQESKNLLESSLYSARNFLDEDEVISNGPKAQVEKLVALVSKYLEWLEEDSDHAVKTAVEEMTREIDDLKNKIEMYLKTSKEPLDEEQFEELMEKASSIYNATLIQYKTVEENLKNLEAIIPPEMFDVREAYVNVTLPTSMSRASSEWNKTFTKFNETVQLISDLLDSDSFEDIEREELYELKLAFDAVYENIGKQIVTLYTSNQYRYNEVNALYQRKLRAQRRKEAKAKSSLEKAKSLNATSTQSLSEPVISEATTLNSTTSRTSQTNSTTSASTVTTTTQSNRSSASSSESATSSKGKKSRKQKLKQKQKQKKRTRSSKNKSSMNKSSSTSAPSHDEL encoded by the coding sequence ATGAAACCTTTTTACTCGAGAACTAGGCTATCGCCCGTATCTCTTGTTGTGTTACTACTTTCATTTGTGACCGCTGTAACTGCAGCTGTCATCGGTATTGATTATGGTCAGCAACACATCAAAGCCATGGTAGTATCACCCCAGGCTCCTCTTGAAATTGTCCTTACCCCAGAGGCCAAGAGGAAAGATATCTCCGGACTCACTATTAAGAAACTACCCGATGGAGGCATAGAGAGAGTTTACGGTGCTGCAGTGGGATCTCTAGCCACTAGGTTCCCAAAGGATACATTACTTCATTTGAAACCTCTACTGGGTAAATctttggatgatgaagacgTTGTGTTGACCTATTTGAAGGAACACCCAGGTCTTAATATTACAACGACCGAGAGAAATACGTTGGCATTTAACATTGAAGGGACTGAGTATCCAATTGAGGAAGTTATCGCTATGAACTTGCAAGAAATAGTTTGTAGAGGGAATGGCATGTTAAATGAGAAGGACGCAAGAACTGTTGATTACGTTGATAAAATGGCTATCACTGTTCCAGATTTCTTTGACCAACACCAGAGAAAGGCGTTGGAAAATGTTGGAGATTTGGTCTCTGGTGTGCAAGGAACTGTTTTAGTTAATGGAGGTATTTCCATTGCCATTGATTATGCATTGAAACAAAGAgatcttgaatttgatgtGCCACAGTATAACATAATTTACGATATGGGGAGCGGATCAACTGAAGCATCTCTATTTTCCTTCGTTAGATCATCTAACGAATCAGAACCTTTGAAGATTGAATTGGGTGGGTACGGTTACACAGCAAAGATTGGGGGCTCGAGCTTCAATATGGCTGTGGCAAGcttaattgaaaataagTTTTTGAGCAAACACCCAAAGATAAGAACTGATGAATTACATGCTAATGCTAAGGCTATTGCAAAGATAAATCAAATTGCAGAAAAAACTAAATTGATCCTAAGTGCAAACAATGACGCTTCAGTAACCATTGAATCattaattgatgatattgattttaagACCTCCGTGTCAAGACAAGAACTAGAAGACTACATGCAAGATCATGTAACACAATTTATTGAACCAATTCAAGAAGCACTCGACGAGCAATTTTGGGAAGATGGATCACATATTGACTTGAAAGATGTTGCATCTATCATCCTTCATGGTGGATCCACTCGTGTTCCTCTTGTTCAACAAGAGTTGATAAAATTTTTAGGTGAGGTAAAGATTGctaaaaatattaatgcTGATGAAGCTTCAGTCAATGGTGCTGTTCTCAGAGGTATTAAATTATTCGATGCATTCAAGACCAAACCTTTAAATATCATTGAACGTTCAATTTCCAACTATGGTATTAAGATATCTTCTGATGGTGATCGAAAGACAATCTTTTCTAAAGGGGATGTATATCCTCAGAtcaaaacaattgaattcaattcaacaaCGGTAGAACAACCTTTCAGTATTGATCtttatgaaaatgatttacTATTTGGTAATGCTAGTATCGCCACGGAGTCAATCGAAAAACAGTACACTTCAAAGAAATGTCAATTTGGTGTTGTTTATAATGCTaccttttctctttctgtCAACAGAGTTTTTGCtcttgataaaattgaagCTGTCTGTGTAAAGCAACTTggtgatgaagaggaagctGAAGGCCTAATGGGTAAATTGTTTGGATCTAAGAAAAATGGAACTAAGCAAGGCTCAGATGATAAGCCAAaggttttgaaaaattataacCCAACCACTAATTTGCCAATTACTTATCAAGATGTAGGAATTACCCATCTAAATGGCACGGAAAAATAccaaattagaaaattcATAAGGGATCTTGAGGAAAAGGACCAACAAAGATTTGATTTACAAGAGTCCAAGAACTTATTAGAGAGCAGCTTGTATAGTGCCCGGAATTTTCTTGACGAGGATGAAGTCATCTCTAATGGTCCCAAGGCAcaagttgaaaaattggtgGCTTTAGTATCAAAATACTTGGAGTGGttggaagaagattctGATCATGCAGTAAAGACTGCTGTGGAAGAAATGACACGcgaaattgatgatttgaagaataagaTTGAAATGTATTTAAAGACCTCAAAAGAGCCATTAGACGAagaacaatttgaagaattaatgGAAAAGGCTTCTTCGATATATAACGCTACTTTGATCCAGTACAAAactgttgaagaaaatttgaagaacttAGAAGCAATTATTCCTCCTGAAATGTTTGATGTCAGAGAAGCATATGTTAACGTGACTTTACCTACTTCAATGTCGAGAGCAAGTTCAGAATGGAATAAGACGTTCACTAAGTTCAATGAAACAGTTCAATTGATAAGTGATCTTCTGGATTCtgattcatttgaagacaTTGAACGTGAAGAACTATACGAACTAAAGTTAGCATTTGACGCTGTCTACGAAAATATAGGGAAGCAAATCGTTACATTATATACTTCCAACCAATACCGTTACAATGAGGTAAATGCTCTCTATCAAAGAAAACTACGTGCTCAGAGGAGAAAGGAGGCAAAAGCAAAGAGCAGTCTAGAAAAGGCAAAGTCATTGAATGCAACCTCAACTCAGTCTCTCTCTGAGCCAGTTATTTCAGAAGCGACAACTTTGAATAGCACCACATCCAGAACCTCCCAAACCAATTCGACAACATCAGCGTCAACAGTAACAACAACGACGCAATCAAACAGATCATCCGCATCATCCTCAGAAAGTGCCACATCTTCTAAGGGGAAGAAATctagaaaacaaaaattaaagcaaaaacagaaacagaaaaagaGAACGAGATCATCCAAGAACAAGAGCTCGATGAATAAATCTTCCAGTACATCTGCCCCTTCACATGATGAGTTGTGA
- the STB6 gene encoding Stb6p (ancestral locus Anc_2.616) → MTTHIPIHIPSMVKERPKWTNLRYPEVIPETELGSFIFPDMRALHRLNVGLYPNIAYETVKVQGCEIYIVEQWTAQRKMSTIITSYTGNSQDEVTGVRVILPKDPTEWPGVFKTYYKELMASCHPKVINGSTLFITNLSSMSSSLYLIHVECGDIREVWDNFKINFDLKRLHCGGRQGLLLNGISNAALEKFSQVYKIPVKKGSNSGNSNSDNEEGKRKQNEVDHSPDETSDIQKMNACTSPVIELVTLVQLSLSYFGLLDFKIQKSGLFCEQTKGAIEVWWKRYGRTYMGINKPKNETTLGPTTVAALISLVLSCYFKLMVEDCISSKDPFDEQGFYSGIYTFQKKYGMSQTHKSIYFDEETVERLFEVSARSSNADIFKFKRVVKSRVQDMAGMGNFMHLSNDVLTTDLDTLVRNIHSGALASLWKGKGRSTRDINNGWSKRRFLETNFNKGNPDELLKKQKLYHDKNMIDTAIINENSPRTTTNLESDSEVYDSKPNEKESQLESTNGSGSSLSISSMCVNYDKNKYLRSHDLNMVYQKEFYRRKSIPFVNDGLEPISVPNNERIESKQPRLHRSTSLSQISNAVEVWELPFDSSVVRMARDLRKVQKQVSKQCCPSTKEDYVIDVVGSQEKVFHNPEEDQQFNNLLKRLHSDIVKCSESNEAFDHVHDDIENKHNYLLKEMKELNSLKSKLCYNVRIMNRRMRDVEDSVQEFDLKLNRYRKLLLEQQPSVTLAIETADDALEFDKCMRNLIHNEKTKYGGFCFKLLEKDFLFHMIKDAMDWGKWICKKFSYSAELTSSSD, encoded by the coding sequence ATGACTACACATATACCGATTCACATACCCTCCATGGTAAAAGAGAGGCCAAAATGGACCAATTTAAGATACCCTGAAGTCATTCCCGAAACTGAACTAGGGAGTTTTATCTTTCCTGACATGAGAGCCTTACATAGACTGAATGTGGGACTATACCCTAATATTGCCTATGAGACAGTAAAAGTGCAAGGTTGCGAGATTTATATTGTAGAACAATGGACAGCCCAAAGAAAGATGTCTACCATTATTACTTCATACACAGGTAACTCGCAGGATGAGGTGACTGGTGTGAGAGTGATCCTTCCTAAGGATCCGACTGAATGGCCTGGCGTGTTTAAGACGTATTACAAAGAGTTGATGGCATCATGTCATCCCAAAGTTATTAATGGTAGTACTCTATTTATAACAAATCTGTCTTCCATGTCATCATCGttatatttaattcatGTGGAATGTGGGGATATTAGAGAAGTTTGGgataattttaaaattaattttgatttgaaaagattacATTGTGGTGGACGTCAAGGGCTACTTTTAAATGGGATTTCCAATGCTGCATTAGAAAAGTTCTCTCAGGTATATAAAATTCCCGTCAAGAAGGGATCTAATAGTGGAAATTCAAACTCTGATAATGAGGAGgggaaaagaaaacaaaatgaagTAGATCATTCGCCTGATGAAACCTCcgatattcaaaaaatgaatgcATGTACTTCTCCAGTTATCGAACTGGTGACATTAGTCCAATTATCCCTGAGTTATTTTGGGCTACTAGACTTTAAAATACAAAAGAGTGGTTTATTCTGTGAGCAAACGAAAGGTGCAATTGAGGTGTGGTGGAAACGTTATGGTAGAACATACATGGGTATCaataaaccaaaaaatgaaacgACCTTGGGTCCCACTACCGTGGCAGCCTTGATAAGTTTAGTCCTAAGTTgttatttcaaattgatggTGGAAGATTGTATATCTTCTAAGGATCCTTTTGATGAGCAAGGATTTTACTCTGGCATTTATACTTTCCAAAAGAAGTATGGGATGTCACAAACACATAAATCGATTTACTTTGATGAGGAGACAGTagaaagattatttgaagtgTCGGCGAGAAGTTCTAACGCCGATATCTTCAAGTTTAAGAGGGTTGTCAAGTCCAGGGTTCAAGATATGGCCGGTATGGGGAATTTTATGCATTTGTCAAATGATGTATTAACGACAGATCTTGATACATTGGTGAGAAACATACATTCTGGTGCATTAGCCTCACTTTGGAAGGGTAAAGGACGTTCCACTAGggatattaataatgggTGGAGTAAAAGGCGGTTTTTGGAAACTAATTTTAATAAGGGTAATCCAGATGAGTTACTGAAGAAGCAGAAACTTTATCATGACAAGAATATGATAGATACCGCAAttataaatgaaaattcaCCGAGGACGACTACAAATCTGGAATCTGACAGCGAAGTTTATGATTCCAAACCCAATGAAAAGGAGAGTCAATTGGAAAGCACAAATGGATCAGGTTCCTCCTTATCTATATCCTCAATGTGTGTCAATTATGACAAAAATAAGTATCTCCGAAGTCATGATCTTAACATGGTGTACCAAAAAGAATTCTATAGAAGGAAATCTATTCCATTTGTCAATGATGGGCTAGAGCCAATAAGTGTaccaaataatgaaagaataGAATCTAAACAACCAAGACTACATAGATCGACCTCTTTATCTCAGATCTCAAATGCTGTTGAAGTATGGGAGTTGCCATTTGATTCTTCAGTTGTAAGAATGGCAAGAGATTTAAGGAAAGTGCAGAAGCAGGTATCGAAGCAATGTTGTCCTTCCACGAAAGAAGATTATGTCATTGATGTCGTTGGGTCTCAAGAAAAAGTGTTCCACAATCCGGAGGAAGATCAACAATTTAACAATCTTCTAAAGCGATTGCATAGTGATATCGTAAAATGTTCGGAAAGTAATGAAGCATTTGACCATGTGcatgatgatattgaaaataagCATAATTACTTATTAAAGGAAATGAAAGAACTAAACTCATTGAAATCCAAATTATGTTATAACGTCAGGATCATGAACAGGAGAATGAGGGATGTGGAAGACAGTGTCCAGGAATTTGATCTCAAATTAAACAGATATAGAAAGCTACTTCTGGAACAGCAGCCATCTGTTACGCTTGCCATCGAGACGGCAGATGATGCATTGGAGTTTGACAAGTGCATGAGAAATCTTATACACAATGAAAAGACGAAATACGGAGGATTCTGCTTCAAATTACTGGAGAAGGATTTCTTGTTTCATATGATAAAAGACGCTATGGATTGGGGGAAGTGGATTTGTAAGAAATTCTCATACAGTGCTGAATTAACTAGTAGTTCTGATTGA
- the NCAS0H03260 gene encoding L-methionine (R)-S-oxide reductase (ancestral locus Anc_2.614), whose protein sequence is MSEHHANYSVFSSVSSKEEALDILLMSYEALSKEQTNWVCNLANASSLLWHAYTALGIKVNWTGFYVTDKENDTELILGPFQGKPACQTIIFGKGVCGTAASTQEIQLVADVDKFPGHIACDGETKSEIVIPIVDLKTKKTLAVIDLDCLELNGFDEIDKKYLGELAKLISASCSF, encoded by the coding sequence ATGAGTGAACACCATGCAAATTACTCAGTCTTCTCTTCTGTGTCCAGCAAGGAGGAAGCACTCGACATTCTTTTGATGTCCTACGAGGCCTTATCGAAGGAACAAACAAATTGGGTCTGTAATCTGGCTAACGCCTCTTCATTACTATGGCATGCATACACAGCTTTAGGCATTAAGGTTAATTGGACCGGGTTTTATGTTACTGATAAGGAGAATGACACCGAGTTGATATTGGGGCCTTTCCAAGGGAAGCCTGCTTGTCAGACCATCATTTTCGGTAAAGGTGTGTGTGGAACTGCAGCCTCTACTCAGGAAATCCAATTGGTTGCAGATGTGGACAAGTTCCCTGGTCACATTGCTTGCGATGGGGAAACGAAGAGTGAAATTGTCATCCCCATCGTGGATTTGAAGACTAAGAAGACATTAGCGGTCATCGATTTGGATTGTCTTGAATTGAATGGATTCGACGAAATTGATAAGAAGTACTTGGGGGAGTTGGCTAAATTGATAAGTGCATCTTGTAGTTTCTAA
- the ERB1 gene encoding ribosome biogenesis protein ERB1 (ancestral locus Anc_2.613) has translation MGKVTKSTTEVADTKTGSKKRSVDDVEANVKGNDETFSVDGLLDGESDSDDEAFESAQEEEGKSLQEAEENDSDAELNKLLAEEEGDSGEEYNTSDFDDDNEDTKSLVDKLSGVKLKTIADPNVYTKFSDGQPRIIKPEINPVYDSDDSDVETKNTIGNIPLSAYDEMPHIGYDINGKRIMRPAKGSALDQLLDTIELPEGWTGLLDQSSGAALNLTEEELELISKIERNEQTDDTNPYEPYVDWFTRHEEVMPLTAIPEPKRRFVPSKNEAKRIMKIVKAIREGRIIPPKKLKELRQKEENEEHYKFDLWGDSTETNDHVMHLRAPKLPPPTNEESYNPPEEYLLNDEEKKEWENTEVAEREKNFIPQKYGALRKVPGYGENIRERFERSLDLYLAPRVRKNVLNIDPESLIPELPSPKDLRPFPIRCSTIFAGHKGKIRTLSIDPSGLWLATGSDDGTVRVWEILTGREVYKVSLIDDTEENSDDHIECIEWNPDKETGILAVAVGENIHLIVPPIFGFDIENAGKTKIEHGFGFDTFGTVKKSNMEVNGSDDENDAEANNVAAVKKQIAQWNKPSQKQLEKDICITITCKKTVKRLSWHRKGDYFVTIQPDSGNTSVLIHQLSKHLTQSPFKKSKGIIMDAKFHPFKPQLFVCSQRYIRIYDLSQQTLVKKLLPGARWLSKIDIHPRGDNLIASSFDKRVLWHDLDLASTPYKTLRYHDKAVRSVNFHKRLPLFSSVADDGNIHIFHATVYDDMMKNPMIVPLKKLTGHKIKNSLGVLDAIWHPREAWLFSAGADNTARLWTT, from the coding sequence ATGGGGAAAGTTACTAAATCTACAACCGAGGTTGCGGATACGAAAACTGGCTCAAAGAAAAGATCAGTGGATGATGTGGAAGCAAATGTTAAAGGAAACGATGAAACCTTTTCTGTAGATGGATTATTAGATGGTGAAAGTGACAGTGACGATGAAGCCTTTGAATCAGCTCAAGAAGAGGAGGGAAAATCTTTGCAGGAGgctgaagaaaatgattcGGATGCAGAATTGAATAAACTATTAgccgaagaagaaggagaTAGTGGCgaagaatataatacatccgattttgatgatgacaATGAGGACACCAAGAGCTTAGTTGATAAGCTATCAGGTGTGAAGTTGAAGACCATAGCGGATCCTAACGTCTATACTAAATTTTCCGATGGGCAACCGAGAATCATTAAACCAGAAATTAATCCCGTTTATGATAGTGATGATAGTGACGTGGAAACTAAAAATACCATTGGTAACATCCCTCTATCTGCCTACGATGAAATGCCACATATTGGTTATGATATTAACGGAAAAAGAATTATGAGACCTGCTAAGGGATCTGCATTGGATCAATTACTGGATACCATTGAGTTACCAGAAGGTTGGACCGGGCTTTTGGATCAATCATCAGGTGCTGCATTGAATTTAAccgaagaagaattggaattgattTCTAAGATTGAGCGTAATGAACAAACCGATGATACTAACCCATATGAACCATATGTGGATTGGTTTACTAGACACGAGGAAGTCATGCCATTAACTGCTATCCCTGAACCTAAGAGAAGATTTGTTCCATCCAAGAATGAAGCGAAGAGAATTATGAAGATAGTTAAGGCTATTAGAGAAGGTCGTATTATTCCTccaaagaaattgaaggaaCTTAGACAAAAggaggaaaatgaagaacaTTATAAGTTTGATCTATGGGGTGATTCCACTGAAACCAATGACCATGTCATGCATTTAAGAGCACCCAAGTTACCTCCTCCAACgaatgaagaaagttaTAACCCAccagaagaatatttattgaatgatgaggaaaagaaagaatggGAAAATACTGAAGTTGCTGAAAGAGAGAAAAATTTTATTCCACAAAAGTATGGTGCTTTGAGAAAAGTTCCTGGTTATGGTGAAAATATCAGagaaagatttgaaagatcGTTGGATTTATATTTGGCTCCACGTGTGCGTAAGAATGTCCTTAATATAGATCCCGAATCGTTGATTCCAGAATTACCATCACCAAAGGATTTGAGACCATTCCCAATTCGTTGTTCTACTATCTTTGCTGGTCATAAGGGGAAGATCCGTACTTTATCTATTGATCCATCTGGATTATGGTTAGCCACTGGTTCAGATGATGGTACAGTTAGAGTTTGGGAAATCTTAACCGGTAGAGAAGTTTATAAGGTTTCTTTGATAGATGATACAGAAGAAAACTCCGATGACCATATTGAATGCATAGAATGGAATCCAGATAAGGAAACCGGTATCTTAGCTGTTGCTGTTGgagaaaatattcatttgattGTTCCACCAATATTTGGgtttgatattgaaaatgcAGGTAAGACTAAGATTGAACATGGGTTTGGGTTTGATACATTTGGAACTGTTAAAAAATCCAATATGGAAGTCAATGGGAGTGATGACGAAAATGATGCTGAAGCTAACAATGTTGCTGCTgtcaagaaacaaattgCTCAATGGAATAAACCTAGTCAAAAGCAACTGGAAAAGGATATCTGTATTACCATTACATGTAAAAAAACCGTCAAGCGTCTTTCATGGCATAGAAAGGGTGACTATTTTGTCACTATTCAGCCAGACTCTGGTAATACATCTGTATTGATTCATCAATTATCCAAGCATTTAACTCAATCACCATTTAAGAAATCGAAGGGTATAATTATGGATGCTAAATTCCATCCATTCAAACCTCAACTATTTGTTTGTTCTCAAAGATATATTAGAATCTATGATTTATCCCAGCAGACACTAGTAAAGAAATTACTTCCAGGTGCACGTTGGTTATCCAAGATTGATATACATCCACGAGGCGATAACTTAATAGCATCCTCATTTGATAAGCGTGTCTTGTGGCATGATCTTGATTTGGCCAGTACTCCATACAAGACATTAAGATACCATGATAAGGCTGTGAGGAGTGTTAATTTCCACAAGAGATTACCACTTTTCAGTTCAGTGGCAGATGACGGTAACATCCATATCTTCCATGCTACAGTCTACGATgatatgatgaagaatccTATGATTGTGCCCTTGAAGAAACTAACTGGTCATAAGATAAAGAACAGTCTGGGGGTTCTAGACGCTATCTGGCATCCAAGAGAGGCATGGTTATTCTCTGCCGGTGCCGATAACACTGCACGTTTATGGACAACCTAA
- the NCAS0H03280 gene encoding uncharacterized protein (ancestral locus Anc_2.611): MSSSTANSNNFATFCKEKAHQKSQNMQQNQRAYYYNMCGQTSEETDDEDDMIVDLSSGSLTAVPLKSWTLMTEITEQFGKL, translated from the coding sequence ATGTCAAGTTCTACAGCtaattcaaacaatttTGCCACTTTTTGCAAGGAAAAGGCTCACCAAAAGTCTCAAAACATGCAACAAAACCAACGCGCGTATTACTATAATATGTGTGGACAGACCAGTGAAGAAACTGACGATGAGGATGACATGATTGTGGACCTGAGTTCAGGATCTCTGACTGCGGTACCATTAAAGAGCTGGACTCTTATGACGGAAATAACAGAACAATTTGGTAAGTTATAA
- the TEF4 gene encoding translation elongation factor EF1B gamma (ancestral locus Anc_2.635), translating to MAQGKLYVSRSTRSAAAEALISHFKLDFDIVQKDDCEEFATLFPLKKVPALTGPNGFKLTEALAIIYYLVDLIGDEKVKAKLVGTNTKEKAQILRWASLTNSDLASVIYKPWFLITVGPYNKREVETANATIEKLAAVYEARLKEYTYLATENISLADLQGAGQWALGFATTFGPEFRAKYPALTRWFKTVLAGPIKAPRFQDFTFPEKTLEYVAPKKEKKPKAEKKPAAEKKPEAAAEAPAEKKPKHPLDLLGRSTFVLDEWKRKYSNEDTRPVALPWFWEHYNPEEYSLWKVEYKYNDELTLTFMSNNLIGGFFNRLSASTKYMFGSMVVYGENNDNGIVGAVLVRGQDSVPAFDVAPDWESYSYTKLDPTKEEDKEFVNNMWAWDKPVNGKEIVDGKVLK from the coding sequence ATGGCTCAAGGTAAATTATACGTTAGTAGAAGTACTAGATCTGCTGCTGCTGAAGCTTTGATTTCTCACTTCAAGCTAGATTTCGATATTGTCCAAAAGGATGACTGCGAAGAATTCGCTACCCTTTTcccattgaagaaggtcCCAGCTTTGACTGGTCCAAACGGTTTCAAGCTAACTGAAGCCCTTGCTATCATTTACTACTTGGTCGATTTGATCGGTGATGAAAAAGTTAAGGCTAAATTGGTTGGTACCAACACTAAGGAAAAAGCTCAAATCTTAAGATGGGCCTCTTTGACTAACAGTGACTTAGCCTCTGTCATTTACAAGCCATGGTTTTTGATCACTGTCGGTCCATACAACAAGAGAGAAGTGGAAACTGCTAACGCTACCATTGAAAAACTTGCTGCTGTTTACGAAGCCAGATTAAAGGAATACACTTACTTGGCCACTGAAAACATCTCTTTGGCTGATTTGCAAGGTGCTGGTCAATGGGCTTTAGGTTTCGCTACCACTTTTGGTCCAGAATTCAGAGCTAAATACCCAGCTTTAACTAGATGGTTCAAGACCGTCTTGGCTGGTCCAATTAAGGCTCCTCGTTTCCAAGATTTCACTTTCCCAGAAAAGACTTTGGAATACGTTGCaccaaagaaggaaaagaagcCAAAGGCTGAAAAGAAACCTGCTGCTGAAAAGAAGCCAGAAGCTGCCGCTGAAGCTCCAGCtgaaaagaaaccaaagCATCCATTAGATTTATTAGGAAGATCTACTTTCGTCTTGGATGAATGGAAGAGAAAATACTCTAACGAAGATACCAGACCTGTTGCTTTGCCATGGTTCTGGGAACATTACAACCCAGAAGAATACTCTCTATGGAAGGttgaatataaatataacGATGAATTGACTTTAACTTTCATGTCTAACAACTTGATTGGTGGTTTCTTCAACAGATTGTCTGCTTCTACCAAGTACATGTTCGGTTCCATGGTTGTCTATGGTGAAAACAATGACAATGGTATTGTCGGTGCCGTCTTGGTCAGAGGTCAAGACAGTGTCCCAGCCTTTGACGTTGCTCCAGATTGGGAATCTTACAGCTACACCAAGTTGGACCCAACCAAGGAAGAAGACAAGGAATTTGTTAACAATATGTGGGCTTGGGACAAGCCAGTCAACGGTAAGGAAATTGTTGACGGTAAGGTCTTGAAATAA